TTCTGAGACAAACATCAGATGTGACACTAATGGGATGGTACGATCATACctgaaacagtttttgtttttccttcacagTGTTTTCAACCTGCCTGCGTGCACTGCTCGCGATGGTCCGCCTGGAAAGCTGCCGAAGTCCCTGGTGGTATAAACACTTTGAGGAGTGAGGATTTTATAGTGTACACAGTTCTaatgtttatcattttaatgaacAAACTGTGGATAATGGTGTGGACAAGAAAATAACACTAAAACTGAGTGAGGACGCAATGTGACACAAATGATACAAAGTCAGCAATGACAGCTGAACAAAGCTAACTTAAACAAGAAATAACAATTTAGGAAGTACTGAACCACACTGAAGTGCTAAAAATAGTTATATTACTCGTTGCAAAGCATTTGACAGCTGTAATAAAATGGTGACATCTATTGGCCAAATACATGTATTGCATTTAAGACTCAAAATGTCAGATGTCAAATCACTGTTATCATCTTTGATTACATAGTtcaataaagataataaaacacacacagtcaattCACATATGtccaaaatatttcatgatactttatatatcatatatatttatactttatatagtataagttttagtttttaggtTGTCTGTCTAAAAGTTGCCTGTCTACCTACTTCTTTTATCAAATCCTATCATTTATTAAGAACTGCCCTTACCTGATACATCAAACTTTACCTTCCTCAAACCTTTGTCCTCTGACTGTCCTCAACGTGTAGCTATACGTTCACCAAATGTGTGTTGACGCTGTGGGAGACTGAGAAGCACGTCCCTGATATGtgtaattatataatattacatgttaATAGTGTAATATAAGTGTTTCACGTTGAGTTAAATCGATGTTTGTCGAGTATTCAACTTCTTGGATATAGCTACATGACGGCTGACGAACGTGACATGACTTGTTGCTTAACCTAACAGGTGGCTGTCAAACCACCGAAGCCATGTTATAAAGTTataaacacgcacacatcaTATCAtgtttatatgtacatatatatattcatatcgTGCTCTTAAACGACTTaacttcacattaagtttgacTTTAGCCGGGTTGCTAAGTTACGTTTGAAAGGTTTAGCCGCGGTGACCGTTACTCGCTAACTGACAAACGGTCACAGTTCTCAATAACACAACTACAACATTGTAACAACAAAACCGGAACGTTTCGtgttaaatacaaaatattaaacacatcTCTCACCATGAGCTGTCTGTACATTTTGTCAAACTTCTGTCTGGAGctcagagataaaaaataatttaaaataaaaacaccagcaCAAGGACGGACACTGCCAATATGTCTACCCACTATCCTTCGGTGTGCAGGTCACATCCGGTCGGTCGAGGTTGTTATAATTAGTATTCATTAATTATTCTTATATGtgcaaaaacatcacaaataaCACCATTACATTCAGCAAGTTGTTTATTTGGACCCTATAAATCTTATAAAAACCCATAAAATTTCCAATTTAGACAACGAACTcatgattaataataaattcaacaaCGCCACATTTTAACAGAAGTTGAAACAAGAGGGGGGCGAGTAAACTaacaaatgcaacacttttAAAGTGCATATTATTTGGTCAAACATTAAAGAACTCAAGATAACTCAACACGCAGGCCAAACTGTGAAAACGATGATGATGAGTCGGAGACGCTGCTCAGTTTTAGAAGACGGAATACTGGATATAGTGGTGTaagattaaaatgtttccattgttgatattataattttttaaagGTGATTCACGACTGGCTCAATCTCTTTATACAACCAGTCACAGCAGAGGGGAGATAGCCACACTTTTGGTACTACTCGTCATGAGTATTCTGTCTTTCAAATGGTTAAAATACTTCTCGTTAAACATCAATGCTTAATATAATAAACAGCACACGAGCAGTGATTATCATATATTCAAGGTAACTCAAAAGAACTACAGAGGTATGTCAAGGAAATATAATGGTACATTCATCAGCAGGACATATTACAGTACACAGTATTGACAAAAACttgcattaaaaatacatacatcCTTCAAGAATTAAGCCATTCGCAAAGCactgctaaaataaaataaaaacacagatactTTGATAATGTATAGATAAATAGAAGATAAAAACTTTCTTTtgaagacaggaaatgacattCTCAGCAGCTGACTTGAAGATATatgcacagagagacagatccCCAGCATCCTTCTTTTGCATTAGTTGAcctacacataaacacagctttTGATGACACACCTGAGACAGTGCTGtccttacacaaacacacaacagacgATTAGAGACCAGTGTAATCACGCTAAGACCAACAAGCAGTCCAGAACAGACCCTTCCGGGTCACCCATGCATGCAGAGGCAGGAAAAGGTGATACAAGAATAGTTTAGTTTGGGATATCTGCGCTGTTGTTGCGGGTGTCATATTTATGGTGGATGATGAGCAGAACCACACCCAGGAAGAAGCAGATGGAGCCCACTGTGATGTAGGCAATGCCGAGGAAGGGGTTCTTCCCTCCCATCCAGGAGATGGTACTCAGGATCATCCGCTTGCGACCGTCAAAACTGAGCACAGGGTAATCTGATTACACgtggttaaagaaaaaaatgactgcagctTCTAGATTGAGagataattacatttaaactgaCTGATGACACACAACGTCCCCTAATGACTCAGGGCCAATAGATGCTCGTTTTAAACTGCATCTTAGATGGCAGGGAATTTTTTACAGCTGAACCAGGACAAAAAGTTTAATTAATGATACTAAGGTACAGAGATAGaaactaaatatgaaactacaagCACGGAGCCTAAAAAAAGTGTCTgtcaaagagtaaaaaaaacaaggagttATCATAGATTGTGATCTTTTGAACcccatattaaaaatataactaaaacagctttttttagCTTGCTAAAGTACGACCGTTTCTCTCTCAAGCAAGCACAGAGACATTAATGCACACTCAGCTGCTTGTCTGTTGACGaagaccagagagagagcagaattTTATTGCAACTGCATTGGCTGTCTGTGCATTTCAGAATCGATTCTTTTACTGGTTTATAAAACTCTTTATGGTCCCACCTATTTATCTGAGCTACTTTTAACCTATGAACCTCCCCTTGCCTTGATTTGAACtacatttataaatgtttatgtttgtatattttacatttagttttattcatttagccgacgcttttatccaaagtgacttacaaaaaagggaaacaatcatggtacagtgcgactaggacatgttagtgtAGCATATGCCTGTATCAGGGCAtccaagtaggtgggtgcagaagCAGAGACTACTCTACAGGCGAGCTAGAGCAATCtgaatttaatgcaggctgcatgagcagcggggtaaccCATCATGTGGAGAgctttcactgtgcaggctgggaggcccattacagtaatcaagtcaTGAGATGACCactcatttaaatttaattatcaCCCAATCCAATCCTCTAACCATGACACACAAACTTACACTTGGACTCTCTTTTAAGAAAATGGTTTACCAATACATCTGGAAACTTTGCTGAGTAATTCGATTCATAAAGGATACTGTAAGTGATGGTCAACAAGTATTTGCCACTGGGTAGTGTGGGGGTCGTGTTGGGCTTCTTCTGGATGATGCGATAGAGCTTGCGGAAGGTGGGCAGCGCAGCTGTGCGCATCCACACAATGAAGTCCTCGTTGATAAAGCCGTTGTTCTCAGGATCTGATGGGTCCAACTCGTACACCGGATTCCTCCAGTTCACCGGCTTATTTGTGCCTGAGAAAGAACAAGACAAAACCAAGCTAGTCACTGCAACTTAGGTGTTTATGAGATCCTGTGCACagtttgaaaaagaaagaaaatcaccaTGGAAAGCTACACTGAGGTTGTTGTTTCCACCAGGATTCCTGAACTTCACATGCTTGTCTGTCCACCACGCAATGCCCTTCTTTGCCAGAGGAATAGGATTACTGGTGCCATTGGAATCAATGTGATACAGCTCCAAAGTGTCTGAAACAACGAAACATTACATTCAATAATGTTGCATTAAGTTAAGTGCAACAAATGAGCTGATGCCGGAGTTCTGCTATGTACAAAGCTTTTAGTAGAGGTTCAATGGTCAGAAAAGACTGCAACAATCCTTTACAAAAATGCAAAGCTATTCCTCATGTCTTACTTACCATTGAAAAGGCTGTTAGCTATAGCCCCACATGGAGCGATGGGCAGTCCATCACTTGTACGGTATGGTTCACATTCCTTGCTGGggttctgtaaaaaaaaaaaaacagccaatgtTGAAGCAATGCAAAGAGCATTCATTAAAATCTCTGCATGTTATAACAGTTTATTTCCAAGATCGTACCGTCAAAGCAGACCGGTCACCATTCAGTTGGCTGTCATCCCTGGACTTCACATAGCGTCTGTGGTTCTGATAGAAGTTGGATAAGCCGTAGTACATAAAGACATTgctctgcagaggaggagagatcagGTTATAGACAGTGTACAAGGCAAGGCATCTGTGCATAGTTCAGCATACAAAGAACACAAAGCATTTGTTAAGATAATTTCAACTAAAGGTTCACATCTATCAAAGGTGTCTCCGTGTTCATGagataaatgtaatttttaattattttagttgCTCTTAAAAGTAAAATTTAGTGACACTGTTGATTTGGAAATACAACTGGCAGAGAGCTTTTTATAAGTAGTCAATAGAAACCTTCTGAAAGTTGCAAGGCTGTTTATTTTCAGACTGGAATGATCGATGATAATGACGGCCCCAAACAAACCTTGAGTGTGCCTTCCTTTGGACTTAAAATAGATCTTAATGGACATTTAGTGTCAGGAGggctttttcctcttcttcttcttcttcttttattgcaCTACAAGCAACACTATCAATTTTGAAGGTGAAAGCATGCATTATTCACAGGGCCACCACACTGTAAGATGGTGCTCACCTCAAATGACTGATTTAATGTGAAGGGCACGTAGCAGACGCACGGTGTTGTGCTGTTCCAGCTGAAGTTCTTGGCACAGCTGTAGCATGGACTGGAGATGTCGACACCGGTGTAATCAATCTGTAAAATGAGAGCTCAATTAGTATTATGACATATGTACACACTTGAGATTCTTTTATAAACACTTTGTGGCAAATGTATGCAGTACAagctgaaatacaaacaagctgctgcttttattgtacagtaacattgatgtatttttttattttttgccatctacatttaaaactgtttatatttttttacattgctatattttttagatttctgtacactttatgttttctatttaatgTTAACTTTGTTTTGTACCGAGGATatgacagaaacagaatttaaattctctgtatgtcctgtacatatagcagtgCTGacaataaaattgacttgacttgatgaAACTCTAACTCTACATACATACGTCTTTGTAACATTTCGTCTACTCTCACTGATATTAATGGCGTGTTCAAATCATTAACATTAACACTCTTGCGTCATGAGTGTTAATGAGGCTAGACAGATCTGAACACGCCAAGTTTAGTTTACTAACCATTAAGGACAAAAATATCCTCTTCCAAAAAAGCTGCTATAATAACTTTGCAAATTAACATTTGTTCCTGCTTTTCTTCTGCATATATCTCAATTTCAGCCCTGCTCAAAACTACCAAGGGGTTTTAACCCTATCAATACCTGTTTGACTGCTTGACGTATGAGTTAATTTCCCTTTTTCTCATTAATAAACATCTCATAAGTAGTAAtcaaactggcatttaaagggATAAAATTGTCAAAACGATGAAATGTTTGGTAGTTTTCAAGTAGGGCTTAAGTTTAAGTTaagatttatgcagaaaaaatatgaatttgtaaAGTTTTTACGGCAGCTTTTCTGAAAGCGGACATTGTTGTCCTTAATGACTTAAGAGGATGGTaaattttttttcactgtgttctactgatctattttaaaaaaaaaaaattaaaactccAAAACTTGTCAAGAAAGAGACCATGAGTGCCATTTGCACCAAAACAGCCGAAATGATGACCagataaaagagaaacaaaaacgcCCACAGTGACAGAGGAGGGTTCATATAAATTGTCAATTGTTAACTTATTGTCATACTAAGAggtttcaaacattttcatataaatgtGGACCAAATACTagaaaacaaactatttttcaTTAGCTGCAGCCTCCAAACGACCATAAAGTTCATTTAACATCTTACTAAAAACAGTTTCATCATAACCTGTCATCACAGTGCTCTTATATTAGTCATATATCAGTTTTAGCTGCTTAATAAACTGAGCACAGATCAGCTGAGACTGTCAGTGTTCAGACTAACCAACACAGTGTCTCTAGTTCCTGTTTAGCACAAcaggttaaatgtttttatttacaaagtgTGGACACACCCGGACAAAGCTTGTCGGCGGTGGTTACATTGTTAACCAGCTGGTTGAAAGACAGGCAGACGTGACTGTACCTGGAACTCTTTAATGTTGTTTGAGGAGACGAACAGGCCGATGCCGATGGGGATGAAAATGAGACCGATAACGAAGAAAGCAGGCAGCACGGTGCCTGCCGTCAGGATGGGCTGCCAGGCTGGTAGTCTCTGCTGTTTGAACGCCGTGTTGTCCGGCTTCTTGCTCTTCACAGCCCCGGCGGCTCCGTGACTCGAAGCGCCGGAGTGATGTCCGTCCTCTTCCTTAGCGTTGTAGCTTGACGCCATCATGGCTGCGATCCGCTCCGAGCAACAATAATCTACTGCGGCTGTCAGACGACGGCTCCCGGTTAATTCAACACGACGAACAAGAGGCGAGACGTCAAAGCGAGGCGTAAAACTGTGTGAGGAGTGACATTCAGCCTGTATCTAATCCAAATATCTACTCATTGTAGTATTGATTTGATCTGTCTACTTAATCCCGTCCAAGAGGAAGAAGCCGGAAGCTTTCGAGCCAATTGGATGATGACACGTAGCCGTTACGTCGTCGCCCCTTCGTCACGTGACGCGAAAGGTCCGTTAATGACAGTTATTTttggatgcttttattttgaaagacctGCAAACAGAATCGTGTGGTTGTCcttgcacttttattttttttagagatctgatgtgttttaattctgttttgttttgtatctgttATAATTTACTTATCTGTactgctgcctgtcttggccAGGACTCCCTTTAAAAAAGGGAGATTTTCAATCTCAATGGGACCTTTCTTGTTTAAATAATATACTTCATTAATACTCAATTATTTTGTTTGAACAAATTCAGACAGAAAATTCAGGTATCcattattcaaaataaatattcaagtAAATATCATTCAGGCATTAAAAGTTGACAGAAAATTTAATgcataaatttaaatatttactgtatatttattatcaAGTTTATGCAGCTGACCCTGAATTGAATTGATCTGCACATTGCCATAGAATTGTATCGATATAAATAAAGAGACTTGAAACtatcaatataaaaaaaacagcaacaagaaatagaaaaaaatgtagACAAATCcagttgtttaattttgtaCAACTTAAAAATACCTTCTGGAAActtcttatattatattatataaatacaaatagatTTTAATATAAACTGAGATAAATGGTTTTCaaagaataaacataaatatttaaaaaatactatGTTCTAGTCTccttaaatgtttaattgtaTCACTTATTTatctatttgtttttgttttataatttatagTTCTTTGTAAGGCTCAAGATTATTGTGGCATTTAGTTGCTTCCATAAATAAACATAGAAGCTTTATTTTatggaacaaaatgaaaataactgggGCTCACATTTAACAGTTCCCTTGTGTTTCTTATTTTCCTACATAAATAAGCATATCACTCTACCctttaaagtcacatttatttaaaatacttttcagTACAAAtactttacagaaaaaaataaacataatttacaTGAAAACAGGTATTTTGACTTTTAACTTGTCCCTATAAAATATTATCAACAAACTCCTTATATGTGAGACAAACACTCAAAGCAAGAAGCAGTTAGTAGCAGCAAAGTCTGATATAATATTTAACCCAAATGCCCATCACaatacacactgtaaatacagtGAATATGGTTATATCTATCTGGCAGGAACTAATATAAGAAGTACAAAAGGTTttacaaaaatgacaaattaatatttcattttaaaaaatgcctcTGTGCCTTGTATTATCTAGCTGAGTTGTACACGGACAGAGCTTTTTTTCTGACTGTTCTCTTAATCACCTCTAAATTAAATATCTACAAACAAGTACTTTCTTGATACTATCATGTCAATCAGGCTTTTCCTCCATTTTGTAAAGTACTGCTATTCACAGTGGTTTTTTTAACTTCTATCCTCATAGACTGACTCTCAGCTCGTGACTCCATCTTCACTCCACCCGAGATCCCCAGGGATCCCAGCACAGCCTTTCCTGTCTTCAGGCTCTTGGACATTGGGATGCGGGTCAGCCCTGTGCGAGGTGGCTGGGCATCATGCCCAGGCTGTTGACAATAGGGAGAGAGAGTACAGTTTaaggaaggaaaataaagacaggGCAGAACTTGAGGGAAACATGAGGAGTAAATGTGGAAAAGGGGTAAAACCCACTATAGGGGAAAAGGAATTCTGAATTTCTAAACAATGTAACTGAGCGTGTGTGCTAtaggaaagaaaaatgtaaacatttatgCATTCTTTAACTTCAATCCCAGTAGGTGACCACTTGTCCAAGCTAAGTTTCAGTGTGCTGTGCTAGGCTGTTTTGTGTCAGCCATAGAGCACTGAGCCCTGCATAGCTGTTTGTGAATGTAAACACTGAGTAACAACTATAAATTACAGCATGACTGTAGCAAAGTGGCAAAATGCCACATCATTAGCTCTGCCGTTCTGAGGCCTGCCCAAAGGGCCATATCTGTCACGCCATCCATCTCATCCACAAAGAGCATATTATACGGCCCACTGAAACACCAACACAGTGTTTGATTCTCATAGTGTGAGATGAAGCTGTTTGTGAACATATGTACTTATGAAACAATATATGTGTAATAAAGAATATATAACCATTGCAGGACATTAAAGAAGCTTATTCACCCCTTTGTCTGAGAATTACACAAGAAGATTAATACCTCTCTCATGTTTGTACACTAAATATACAACGGTTACAAAATCCTCCTACCATCACTTCTA
This DNA window, taken from Larimichthys crocea isolate SSNF chromosome XXIV, L_crocea_2.0, whole genome shotgun sequence, encodes the following:
- the LOC104924631 gene encoding cell cycle control protein 50A; the encoded protein is MMASSYNAKEEDGHHSGASSHGAAGAVKSKKPDNTAFKQQRLPAWQPILTAGTVLPAFFVIGLIFIPIGIGLFVSSNNIKEFQIDYTGVDISSPCYSCAKNFSWNSTTPCVCYVPFTLNQSFESNVFMYYGLSNFYQNHRRYVKSRDDSQLNGDRSALTNPSKECEPYRTSDGLPIAPCGAIANSLFNDTLELYHIDSNGTSNPIPLAKKGIAWWTDKHVKFRNPGGNNNLSVAFHGTNKPVNWRNPVYELDPSDPENNGFINEDFIVWMRTAALPTFRKLYRIIQKKPNTTPTLPSGKYLLTITYNYPVLSFDGRKRMILSTISWMGGKNPFLGIAYITVGSICFFLGVVLLIIHHKYDTRNNSADIPN